A genomic window from Corvus hawaiiensis isolate bCorHaw1 chromosome 29, bCorHaw1.pri.cur, whole genome shotgun sequence includes:
- the ANKRD34A gene encoding LOW QUALITY PROTEIN: ankyrin repeat domain-containing protein 34A (The sequence of the model RefSeq protein was modified relative to this genomic sequence to represent the inferred CDS: deleted 3 bases in 3 codons; substituted 1 base at 1 genomic stop codon), whose product MLHGPQPPYTATPSPAVPWPSVLLDCDPQFRCPTGPRQPPVPPSPWSPLLTPTQGRALDVPWVIHPAPAPPAPAAAKNSAAGGGGDPPHHLPPPPASPAAGRDGGHGSLSPTPPSLGPWEPGPGAERPHAPVATXASATPVPALRPVSPAMPSPVRHPPSAVVPLGFPMIPAEGSALLRAVSQGKFRLTRLLLEGGAYINEGNAAGTTPLMAACRAGYADPPDQPRMVQYLLENGADPNIPDKSGKTALMHACAERAGPAVAAILLAHGADPSARDYAGGSALVYALERGDRETLQVLLDACRERGRDVIIITSATSPRGTKTTRQYLNSPPSPALCASPSQVQVRAAASPGASARDEERDVFRFPPAAPGAAPEPSRAGPKRQLKRLNSEPWGLVVPGVEGMWGHSEGTQGSLEGTQGPPEGARRTLDEIQGPLEGTRGPSEGLWGSPEGPRGPLEGPWAPPERLAVGLEGLRLRPRRHSMEGRDVSGLPGVTGAERVPLVPPPGRWAPAPDPSRGKPLRRDPPNPELATPGPLRHPAGLLERRGSGTLPLEPPGPGRAGLLPPLPPRALFRRHSMQPEALRHLGAFCGGLGPEPGS is encoded by the exons ATGCTCCATGGCCCTCAGCCCCCCTACACGGCGACCCCCAGCCCCGCCGTACCATGGCCCTCAGTCCTGCTGGACTGTGACCCCCAGTTCCGCTGCCCCACGGGC CCCCGACAGCCtcctgtgccccccagcccctgg tctcCCCTCCTCACCCCCACGCAGGGACGGGCGCTGGATGTGCCGTGGGTGATtcatcctgctccagccccccCCGCGCCGGCAGCTGCCAAAAATAGCGCTGCGGGAGGGGGGGGGGACCCTCCACATcacctcccacccccccccgccTCACCGGCGGCCGGCCGGGATGGCGGCCATGGGTCGCTGTCCCCGACACCCCCATCCCTGGGGCCGTGGGAACCGGGACCCGGAGCGGAGAGACCCCACGCTCCTGTTGCCACG TGAGCGAGtgccacccctgtccctgcactcCGTCCTGTGAGCCCGGCCATGCCCAGCCCTGTCCGCCACCCTCCCAGCGCCGTGGTGCCACTGGGGTTCCCCATGATCCCAGCGGAGGGTTCGGCGCTGCTGCGCGCCGTATCCCAAGGGAAATTCCGCCTGacccggctgctgctggaggggggaGCCTACATCAACGAAGGCAATGCCGCGGGCACGACGCCGCTGATGGCTGCGTGCCGTGCCGGCTATGCCGACCCGCCCGACCAGCCGCGGATGGTCCAGTACCTTCTGGAGAACGGCGCCGATCCCAACATTCCCGACAAATCCGGGAAGACGGCGCTCATGCACGCTTGCGCCGAGCGCGCCGGCCCAGCCGTGGCAGCCATCCTGCTGGCCCACGGCGCCGACCCCAGCGCCCGGGATTACGCGGGCGGCTCCGCGCTGGTTTACGCCCTGGAGCGCGGGGACCGGGAGacgctgcaggtgctgctggacGCGTGCCGGGAGCGCGGCCGCGACGTCATCATCATCACCTCGGCCACGTCGCCCCGCGGTACCAAGACCACCCGGCAGTACCTGAACTCGCCCCCGTCGCCCGCCCTCTGCGCGTCCCCCTCCCAGGTGCAGGTGCGGGCAGCGGCGTCGCCGGGCGCCAGCGCGAGGGACGAGGAGCGCGACGTGTTCCGCTTCCCACCCGCGGCTCCAGGCGCCGCTCCAGAACCATCCCGGGCCGGGCCCAAGCGGCAGCTGAAGAGGCTCAACTCGGAGCCGTGGGGGCTGGTGGTGCCGGGGGTggaggggatgtggggacactccgaggggacacagggaagcCTGGAAGGGACACAGGGACCCCCAGAGGGAGCACGGAGAACCTTAGATGAGATACAGGGACCGCTGGAAGGGACACGGGGCCCCTCAGAAGGTTTGTGGGGTTCCCCTGAGGGGCCACGGGGGCCCCTGGAAGGGCCGTGGGCCCCCCCGGAGCGGCTGgcggtggggctggaggggctgcgGTTGCGCCCGCGCCGGCACAGCATGGAGGGACGCGATGTCTCAGGGCTGCCAGGGGTCACTGGGGCAGAACGGGTGCCCCTCGTCCCCCCCCCCGGC CGTTGGGCCCCAGCCCCTGACCCTTCACGGGGTAAACCCCTGCGCCGGGACCCCCCCAATCCTGAGCTAGCCACCCCCGGGCCGCTCCGGCACCCGGCTGGGCTGCTGGAGCGCCGCGGCTCTGGAACgctgcccctggagccccccgggccgggcagggccgggttgctccccccgctgcccccccgAGCACTGTTCCGCCGGCATTCCATGCAGCCGGAGGCCCTGCGGCATCTCGGTGCCTTCTGCGGGGGGCTGGGTCCTGAGCCTGGCTCTTAG
- the POLR3GL gene encoding DNA-directed RNA polymerase III subunit RPC7-like isoform X2 gives MAGRGRGRGRGQMTFNVEAVGIGKGDALPPPTLQPSPLFPALERRAAPLPGGEEGEYMLALKQELRRAMRGLPYFVKPGAPRRDIERYSDKYQLSSPVDSAIDWNPDWRRLPRELKIRVRRLRKGRTTPLVPKQHVALDKEETIKKLETLEKKEEEVTSEEEEEKEEEEEGKEEEEEEYDEEEHEEETDYVLSYFDNGESFGPDSDDNGDEAVY, from the exons AtggcgggccggggccgcggccggggccgggggcagATGACATTCAACGTGGAGGCCGTGGGGATCGGGAAGGGGGACGCGCTGCCCCCGCCCACGCTGCAGCCCTCGCCCCTCTTCCCG GCCCTGGagcgccgcgccgcgcccctGCCCGGGGGCGAGGAGGGCGAGTACATGCTGGCCCTGAAGCAGGAGCTGCGCAGGGCGATGAGGGGGCTCCCCTACTTCGTCAAACCGGGAGCACCTCGCAGAG ACATTGAGCGCTACTCAGACAAGTACCAGCTCTCCAGCCCCGTGGACAGCGCCATCGACTGGAACCCAG ACTGGAGGCGGCTCCCACGGGAACTGAAGATCCGGGTGCGGCGGCTACGGAAAGGCA GGACCACTCCTCTCGTCCCTAAGCAACACGTGGCGCTCGACAAGGAAGAGACTATTAAAAAGCTGGAG ACcctggagaagaaggaggaggaggtgacatcagaggaggaagaggagaaggaggaggaagaagaggggaaggaggaggaggaggaggagtacGATGAGGAGGAGCACGAAGAG GAGACCGACTACGTCCTGTCCTACTTTGACAATGGGGAGAGCTTTGGCCCTGACAGTGATGATAATGGCGACGAGGCAGTGTACTGA
- the LOC125318377 gene encoding thioredoxin-interacting protein isoform X2, whose amino-acid sequence MVMFKKVKSFMVAFSEPDKIYCSGDKVAGRVVVEVAEVTRVSAVKVLACGVARVTWAKGPAQCRQEMEYLRFEDVLALEEQPTDEDGSVILRPGNKYEYKFGFELPQGPLGTTFKGKYGSVDYWVKASLERPACPTQQVKKRFEVMDPVDVNTPELLSPVAAKKEKKVSCMFIPDGRVSVSAQIDRKGFCEGDEICINADFENTCSRIVVPKAAIVAKHTYLANGQTKVFSQKLSCVRGNHIISGTSESWRGKTIRVRKLKPSILGCNILRVEYFLQIYVSVPGSKKIILELPLVIGSRSGIGSRSSSMASQTSSEMSWVDLNLPDAPEAPPCYLDIVPEDHRLESPTTPLLDDPDGFDSPIFMYAPEFKFMPPPTYTEVDPCVANNNVQ is encoded by the exons ATGGTGATGTTCAAGAAGGTGAAGAGCTTCATGGTGGCCTTCAGCGAGCCCGACAAGATCTACTGCAGCGGGGACAAGGTGGCTGGGCGTGTGGTGGTGGAGGTGGCCGAGGTGACCCGTGTCAGCGCCGTCAAGGTGTTGGCATGCGGCGTGGCCAGGGTGACCTGGGCCAAGGGCCCAGCCCAGTGCCGGCAGGAGATGGAGTACCTGCGTTTCGAGGACGTGCTGGCACTTGAGGAGCAGCCCACGG ATGAGGACGGGTCCGTCATCCTCAGGCCTGGGAACAAGTATGAGTACAAATTTGGCTTCGAGCTGCCCCAGGG GCCACTGGGCACCACGTTCAAGGGGAAGTACGGCTCTGTGGATTACTGGGTGAAGGCGTCTCTGGAGCGTCCGGCCTGCCCCACACAGCAGGTCAAAAAACGCTTTGAGGTGATGGATCCTGTGGATGTGAACACCCCGGAATTGCTG TCTCCAGTTGCAGccaagaaggagaaaaaagtgtCGTGTATGTTCATCCCAGATGGACGTGTGTCTGTCAGTGCCCAGATTGACAGGAAGGGCTTCTGTGAAG GCGACGAGATCTGTATCAATGCAGACTTTGAGAACACCTGCTCACGCATCGTGGTGCCCAAGGCGGCCATCGTGGCCAAGCACACATACCTGGCCAATGGACAGACCAAGGTCTTCTCCCAGAAACTCTCCTGTGTTCGTGGCAATCACATAATCTCTGGCACCTCTGAATCCTGGCGTGGCAAAACCATCCGCGTGCGGAAGCTCAAACCCTCTATCCTGGGCTGCAACATCCTGCGTGTGGAGTATTTCCTGCAG ATCTACGTCAGCGTCCCAGGCTCCAAGAAAATCATCCTGGAGCTGCCGCTGGTCATTGGGAGTCGCTCGGGCATCGGGAGCCGCAGCTCCAGCATGGCCAGTCAGACGAGTTCTGAGATGAGCTGGGTGGACCTGAACCTCCCGGACGCTCCAGAGG cccctccgTGCTACCTGGACATTGTTCCTGAGGATCACCGGCTGGAAAGCCCCACCACCCCACTCCTGGATGATCCCGATGGATTTGACAGCCCCATCTTCATGTACGCGCCCGAGTTCAAGTTCATGCCCCCCCCCACCTACACGGAG GTGGATCCCTGTGTCGCCAACAACAACGTCCAGTGA
- the LOC125318377 gene encoding thioredoxin-interacting protein isoform X1, whose protein sequence is MVMFKKVKSFMVAFSEPDKIYCSGDKVAGRVVVEVAEVTRVSAVKVLACGVARVTWAKGPAQCRQEMEYLRFEDVLALEEQPTDEDGSVILRPGNKYEYKFGFELPQGPLGTTFKGKYGSVDYWVKASLERPACPTQQVKKRFEVMDPVDVNTPELLSPVAAKKEKKVSCMFIPDGRVSVSAQIDRKGFCEGDEICINADFENTCSRIVVPKAAIVAKHTYLANGQTKVFSQKLSCVRGNHIISGTSESWRGKTIRVRKLKPSILGCNILRVEYFLQIYVSVPGSKKIILELPLVIGSRSGIGSRSSSMASQTSSEMSWVDLNLPDAPEAPPCYLDIVPEDHRLESPTTPLLDDPDGFDSPIFMYAPEFKFMPPPTYTEVSAAPARDGPGGSGITCLDPSPASCSVAQVDPCVANNNVQ, encoded by the exons ATGGTGATGTTCAAGAAGGTGAAGAGCTTCATGGTGGCCTTCAGCGAGCCCGACAAGATCTACTGCAGCGGGGACAAGGTGGCTGGGCGTGTGGTGGTGGAGGTGGCCGAGGTGACCCGTGTCAGCGCCGTCAAGGTGTTGGCATGCGGCGTGGCCAGGGTGACCTGGGCCAAGGGCCCAGCCCAGTGCCGGCAGGAGATGGAGTACCTGCGTTTCGAGGACGTGCTGGCACTTGAGGAGCAGCCCACGG ATGAGGACGGGTCCGTCATCCTCAGGCCTGGGAACAAGTATGAGTACAAATTTGGCTTCGAGCTGCCCCAGGG GCCACTGGGCACCACGTTCAAGGGGAAGTACGGCTCTGTGGATTACTGGGTGAAGGCGTCTCTGGAGCGTCCGGCCTGCCCCACACAGCAGGTCAAAAAACGCTTTGAGGTGATGGATCCTGTGGATGTGAACACCCCGGAATTGCTG TCTCCAGTTGCAGccaagaaggagaaaaaagtgtCGTGTATGTTCATCCCAGATGGACGTGTGTCTGTCAGTGCCCAGATTGACAGGAAGGGCTTCTGTGAAG GCGACGAGATCTGTATCAATGCAGACTTTGAGAACACCTGCTCACGCATCGTGGTGCCCAAGGCGGCCATCGTGGCCAAGCACACATACCTGGCCAATGGACAGACCAAGGTCTTCTCCCAGAAACTCTCCTGTGTTCGTGGCAATCACATAATCTCTGGCACCTCTGAATCCTGGCGTGGCAAAACCATCCGCGTGCGGAAGCTCAAACCCTCTATCCTGGGCTGCAACATCCTGCGTGTGGAGTATTTCCTGCAG ATCTACGTCAGCGTCCCAGGCTCCAAGAAAATCATCCTGGAGCTGCCGCTGGTCATTGGGAGTCGCTCGGGCATCGGGAGCCGCAGCTCCAGCATGGCCAGTCAGACGAGTTCTGAGATGAGCTGGGTGGACCTGAACCTCCCGGACGCTCCAGAGG cccctccgTGCTACCTGGACATTGTTCCTGAGGATCACCGGCTGGAAAGCCCCACCACCCCACTCCTGGATGATCCCGATGGATTTGACAGCCCCATCTTCATGTACGCGCCCGAGTTCAAGTTCATGCCCCCCCCCACCTACACGGAGGTGAGCGCGGCACCAGCACGGGATGGGCCGGGTGGATCTGGGATCACCTGCCTGGATCCCTCACCCGCTTCCTGCTCCGTCGCCCAGGTGGATCCCTGTGTCGCCAACAACAACGTCCAGTGA
- the POLR3GL gene encoding DNA-directed RNA polymerase III subunit RPC7-like isoform X1, with translation MEVSPCPPCPQRPPGLSMAGRGRGRGRGQMTFNVEAVGIGKGDALPPPTLQPSPLFPALERRAAPLPGGEEGEYMLALKQELRRAMRGLPYFVKPGAPRRDIERYSDKYQLSSPVDSAIDWNPDWRRLPRELKIRVRRLRKGRTTPLVPKQHVALDKEETIKKLETLEKKEEEVTSEEEEEKEEEEEGKEEEEEEYDEEEHEEETDYVLSYFDNGESFGPDSDDNGDEAVY, from the exons ATGGAGGTGTCACCGTgccctccttgtccccagcGGCCCCCGGGGCTCAGCAtggcgggccggggccgcggccggggccgggggcagATGACATTCAACGTGGAGGCCGTGGGGATCGGGAAGGGGGACGCGCTGCCCCCGCCCACGCTGCAGCCCTCGCCCCTCTTCCCG GCCCTGGagcgccgcgccgcgcccctGCCCGGGGGCGAGGAGGGCGAGTACATGCTGGCCCTGAAGCAGGAGCTGCGCAGGGCGATGAGGGGGCTCCCCTACTTCGTCAAACCGGGAGCACCTCGCAGAG ACATTGAGCGCTACTCAGACAAGTACCAGCTCTCCAGCCCCGTGGACAGCGCCATCGACTGGAACCCAG ACTGGAGGCGGCTCCCACGGGAACTGAAGATCCGGGTGCGGCGGCTACGGAAAGGCA GGACCACTCCTCTCGTCCCTAAGCAACACGTGGCGCTCGACAAGGAAGAGACTATTAAAAAGCTGGAG ACcctggagaagaaggaggaggaggtgacatcagaggaggaagaggagaaggaggaggaagaagaggggaaggaggaggaggaggaggagtacGATGAGGAGGAGCACGAAGAG GAGACCGACTACGTCCTGTCCTACTTTGACAATGGGGAGAGCTTTGGCCCTGACAGTGATGATAATGGCGACGAGGCAGTGTACTGA